From Proteiniborus sp. MB09-C3, the proteins below share one genomic window:
- a CDS encoding DUF5685 family protein, with protein sequence MFGYVTPYKSELKVREYDMFKAYYCGLCKTLGKEFNHIVRFGLNYDLTFLALLLSSIEEEKEIITREGCIANPLKKKDIVNTNKSLIYASNISIILIYYKLLDNWKDEKSIKSLIAATPFLLPLKKANNAYNNKSLVIKDCLDKLTELEKNKCNRIDEAADTFGKLMEEISAPDYIEDNKTERILKWIGYNLGRWIYILDAFNDLEDDIKNKSYNPVLLQYNYNKDETVDNFKERIVASIEFSLTMSLEAISKSFEILNIRKNQGIIENIVYMGTRHKMEVILNKREVCKHAKSI encoded by the coding sequence TTGTTTGGATACGTAACTCCTTATAAAAGCGAACTAAAGGTTAGAGAGTATGATATGTTTAAAGCATATTACTGTGGGCTTTGTAAAACTCTGGGGAAAGAGTTTAATCATATAGTAAGGTTTGGATTAAATTATGATTTAACTTTCCTAGCATTATTGCTATCTTCAATAGAAGAAGAAAAGGAAATTATAACCCGAGAAGGCTGTATAGCTAATCCCTTAAAAAAGAAAGACATAGTAAATACAAATAAATCCTTAATCTATGCTTCAAATATAAGCATCATACTTATATATTATAAATTATTAGACAATTGGAAGGATGAAAAATCTATTAAATCACTAATAGCAGCTACTCCTTTCTTGTTGCCACTAAAAAAGGCAAATAATGCATATAATAATAAGTCTCTTGTAATAAAAGATTGTTTAGATAAGCTTACGGAATTAGAAAAAAATAAATGTAATCGAATAGATGAAGCTGCAGATACTTTTGGAAAGCTCATGGAAGAAATATCAGCTCCAGATTATATTGAAGACAATAAGACAGAAAGAATCCTCAAGTGGATAGGATATAATCTTGGAAGATGGATATATATATTAGATGCTTTTAACGATTTAGAAGATGATATTAAAAACAAAAGCTATAACCCAGTTCTGCTGCAATATAATTACAATAAAGATGAAACGGTAGATAATTTTAAAGAGAGGATAGTAGCCTCTATAGAATTTTCTTTAACCATGTCTTTAGAAGCTATTTCAAAAAGCTTTGAAATTCTCAATATAAGAAAAAATCAGGGTATAATTGAAAATATAGTCTATATGGGAACTCGACATAAGATGGAAGTAATACTAAATAAAAGGGAGGTCTGCAAACATGCGAAATCCATATGA
- a CDS encoding ABC transporter substrate-binding protein: MIKGLKNIVVVALILALITITFTGCGKDSGNGKAGKTGTSLDKIKASGKIVLGTSPDYPPYEFHKEVNGKDTIVGFDIAIAEEIAKDLGVELEIKSMEFGGLLADLKTDKVDFVMAGMTPDAERVKEVDFSTIYYNAEHGLVVNKKDIDKYKEISDLKGKIIGVQKGAIQEDIAKEQIESPQIKALGKVSNLMLELKTGKVDAVVVEQPVASAYVKGNDELYMTDIVFKDEEGGSAVAVKKGNKELLESINKTIERLMKENKIEEFVINANEIMDNE, from the coding sequence ATGATAAAAGGATTAAAAAATATTGTTGTAGTAGCTTTAATCTTAGCATTAATCACAATTACATTTACTGGATGCGGGAAAGATTCAGGAAATGGAAAGGCTGGAAAGACTGGAACAAGCTTAGATAAAATAAAGGCTTCTGGAAAAATAGTTCTAGGAACAAGTCCAGATTACCCACCCTATGAATTTCATAAAGAAGTCAATGGAAAAGATACTATAGTTGGTTTTGATATAGCAATAGCAGAAGAAATAGCAAAGGATTTAGGCGTGGAACTAGAAATAAAGAGCATGGAGTTTGGCGGATTATTAGCTGATTTAAAGACAGATAAGGTTGATTTTGTAATGGCAGGGATGACACCTGATGCTGAGAGAGTAAAGGAAGTAGATTTTTCAACCATATACTATAATGCAGAGCATGGACTTGTTGTAAATAAAAAAGATATAGATAAATATAAAGAAATATCTGATTTAAAGGGAAAGATCATTGGAGTTCAAAAAGGAGCAATACAGGAGGATATAGCAAAAGAGCAAATAGAATCTCCACAGATAAAAGCACTTGGAAAAGTATCTAATTTAATGCTTGAGCTTAAAACCGGGAAGGTCGATGCAGTTGTAGTGGAACAACCTGTGGCAAGCGCTTATGTAAAGGGCAATGATGAATTATATATGACTGATATTGTATTTAAAGATGAAGAAGGCGGTTCAGCAGTGGCTGTAAAAAAAGGAAATAAGGAATTATTAGAATCAATTAATAAAACTATTGAAAGACTAATGAAAGAAAACAAGATAGAAGAATTTGTAATCAATGCAAATGAAATTATGGACAATGAATAG
- a CDS encoding amino acid ABC transporter ATP-binding protein, with protein MIEISNLNKKFGDLEVLNNITTNIKKGEVLVIIGPSGSGKSTFLRCLNLLEEPTSGEIIFEGKSITSKKNDINLQRQKMGMVFQQFNLFPHLTVLENIAIAPMKVKGMSQEEAGNIAVKLLKRIGLEDKTNTYPQNLSGGQKQRIAIARALAMSPDVLLFDEPTSALDPEMVGEVLDVMKGLAKEGMTMIVVTHEMGFAKEVADRVFFMDKGFIIEEGTAEEIFKTPKNQRTKEFLAKLLV; from the coding sequence GTGATTGAGATTAGTAATCTAAATAAAAAATTTGGAGATTTAGAAGTTTTAAATAACATAACAACAAATATAAAAAAAGGTGAAGTTCTAGTTATCATCGGTCCTAGTGGTTCAGGGAAAAGTACTTTTTTGAGATGCCTTAATCTACTTGAAGAACCTACATCAGGAGAAATAATTTTTGAAGGAAAATCCATTACAAGTAAAAAAAATGATATAAATCTACAAAGACAAAAGATGGGGATGGTATTTCAGCAATTTAATCTTTTCCCTCATCTAACTGTATTAGAAAATATAGCTATAGCTCCAATGAAAGTTAAAGGGATGTCACAGGAAGAGGCTGGGAATATTGCTGTAAAGCTTCTTAAGAGGATTGGCTTAGAAGACAAAACCAATACTTATCCTCAAAATCTCTCGGGAGGTCAGAAGCAAAGAATAGCTATAGCTAGAGCTTTAGCCATGTCGCCAGATGTGCTGTTGTTTGATGAGCCTACATCTGCATTAGATCCTGAAATGGTTGGAGAGGTACTAGATGTTATGAAGGGCTTGGCTAAAGAAGGTATGACAATGATAGTAGTTACCCATGAAATGGGTTTTGCTAAAGAAGTAGCTGATAGAGTATTTTTTATGGATAAAGGCTTTATAATAGAGGAAGGAACAGCTGAAGAAATATTTAAGACACCTAAAAATCAAAGAACAAAAGAATTTCTTGCCAAGCTTTTAGTCTAA
- a CDS encoding MBL fold metallo-hydrolase, which produces MRKLNNILLLIIAILLLITGCEDLGTLEDSQGSSIGNDSNLVIHFLDVGQADSILIQMPNGTTSLIDGGNRGDAGLIIDYIKGLKIQKIDYLIATHPHEDHIGGLPEVIKNFDIEKIYMPKKSASTKIFETLVAEIKNKGLKAVEGKAGIDIIMEDGLKFSILAPNSSEYSETNDYSIVTKLEYKDTSFIFTGDAEKPSENEMIKKGYNLSANVLKVGHHGGRTSTSEEFLNKIDPKYAVISVEKGNDYGHPHKETIERLTKKGVSILRTDEMGTIVLISDGTNIDIKGFDNTEDNVENSKENIERYIGNKNTKIYHSESCSSLPNKENQVEFKSTQEAENEGYQPHKACIKK; this is translated from the coding sequence TTGAGAAAATTAAATAATATTTTACTACTGATTATAGCAATTCTTTTACTCATAACAGGCTGTGAAGATCTAGGGACTTTAGAAGATAGCCAAGGTTCAAGTATTGGCAATGATAGCAATCTAGTAATACACTTTTTAGATGTAGGTCAAGCAGACAGTATACTTATACAGATGCCAAATGGCACTACTTCACTTATAGATGGAGGAAATAGAGGAGATGCGGGGCTAATAATAGACTATATTAAAGGGTTAAAAATACAAAAGATTGATTATCTCATAGCAACACATCCTCATGAGGATCATATTGGTGGGCTTCCAGAAGTTATTAAAAACTTCGATATAGAAAAGATATATATGCCAAAAAAATCTGCTTCTACAAAGATATTTGAAACCCTAGTAGCTGAAATAAAGAATAAGGGACTAAAGGCTGTAGAAGGGAAGGCTGGAATAGATATTATCATGGAAGATGGGTTAAAGTTCAGTATACTAGCTCCAAACTCTTCTGAATATAGTGAGACTAATGATTATTCTATAGTGACTAAATTAGAATACAAGGACACATCATTTATATTTACTGGAGATGCAGAAAAACCATCTGAAAACGAAATGATTAAAAAGGGATATAACTTATCAGCAAATGTGTTAAAAGTAGGGCATCATGGAGGTAGAACATCTACATCTGAAGAATTTTTAAATAAGATAGATCCAAAGTATGCTGTTATATCCGTAGAAAAAGGTAATGATTATGGACATCCTCATAAAGAGACAATTGAAAGATTGACTAAAAAAGGGGTAAGCATATTGAGAACAGATGAAATGGGGACAATTGTACTCATTTCAGATGGAACCAATATAGATATAAAAGGATTTGATAATACTGAAGATAATGTAGAGAATTCTAAAGAAAATATAGAAAGATATATTGGAAATAAAAACACTAAAATATATCATTCTGAAAGTTGCAGCAGTCTGCCTAATAAAGAAAACCAAGTAGAATTTAAGTCAACTCAAGAAGCAGAAAATGAAGGCTACCAGCCGCATAAAGCATGCATTAAGAAATAG
- a CDS encoding amino acid ABC transporter permease yields the protein MFFIIGAKNTVVIAIFSVVFGVALGTLLGLMKQSKIKLLKFFSTAYIEFVRGTPLLVQLFIVYYGLPINLSAIPAGIVALSLNSGAYVAEIIRSGIQAIDKGQMEAARSLGMTHVQSMRYIILPQALKNILPVLGNEFITVIKESSIVSVIGVPEIMYNAETVRGNTFKPFEPLLAAAVIYFVLTYTLSKLVGRVERRLKTSD from the coding sequence ATGTTTTTTATAATAGGTGCCAAGAATACTGTAGTTATAGCAATTTTTTCTGTAGTATTTGGAGTAGCTTTAGGTACTTTATTAGGGCTAATGAAGCAATCGAAAATAAAATTATTAAAATTTTTTTCAACAGCTTATATAGAATTTGTCAGAGGAACACCTCTATTAGTGCAATTATTTATAGTTTACTATGGTTTACCTATTAATCTTTCAGCAATCCCTGCAGGTATAGTAGCATTATCGCTTAATAGTGGTGCCTATGTAGCCGAAATAATTAGATCTGGGATTCAAGCTATTGATAAAGGACAGATGGAAGCAGCAAGATCTCTCGGTATGACTCATGTTCAGTCAATGAGATATATTATACTTCCTCAGGCACTAAAGAACATATTACCTGTATTAGGAAACGAGTTTATTACTGTTATAAAAGAATCTTCCATAGTATCTGTAATTGGTGTACCTGAAATAATGTACAATGCTGAAACAGTAAGAGGTAATACCTTTAAACCTTTTGAGCCTCTTTTAGCAGCTGCCGTAATTTATTTTGTGCTAACATACACACTATCTAAGCTAGTAGGTAGAGTGGAGAGGAGGTTAAAGACAAGTGATTGA
- a CDS encoding putative glycoside hydrolase encodes MRKYPVVSTLMVLILVLSLLITGCQISKNPSGGKVVQADTIGGDNNEQKEDNKEMSEEEKKAELEKKVEERKALEEQRKEELGDFYVPLLPLDDDREIEKVEAKGLFVTGNVAGMTVDKANVEIYSEYAKALHTKNNEKIKELKPQVDKLNKFEKILGIAVATEINTVVIDVKDDDGLMTYKSDIAIVDQVEANKNVRIKDVKALMELLEEYDIYPIARIVTFKDKNFASHRTDHAIQLKSGGVWRDNKGVAWVNPYDKFVWNYDIAIAKEAVLNGFKEIQFDYIRFPDNAKKYNPITEFPGRDGRAKDEAVEDFLEYAKQELESYKVNIAADVFGVITKSWDDKPEDIGQTWRKMAKSADYMCPMIYPSHYGAGWYGYAVPDKEPYGVLAGALKEAIERNASLENPPVIRPWIQGFTASWVKGYINYTPKEVREQILAGKELGINEYLVWNAGNTYDPLAYFPMEAENNVITPDKRQDKEKDLIGRTPDSVLKDYLNAEKNKVYSKMYLLTPIKDRVFNYEEFETSVESLDLKLIKFEVKEYVLMDENNAEVKLSYEYSTKLEEKELKAISEEASWKLKKENGIWKVTRPEIKPIEVQ; translated from the coding sequence ATGAGGAAATATCCGGTCGTGTCAACATTAATGGTACTTATTTTAGTTTTATCCTTATTAATTACGGGCTGTCAAATATCAAAAAACCCATCAGGCGGTAAAGTTGTACAAGCAGATACTATAGGTGGGGATAATAATGAACAAAAAGAAGATAATAAAGAGATGTCAGAAGAAGAAAAAAAAGCAGAGCTTGAAAAAAAGGTAGAAGAAAGGAAGGCTCTAGAAGAGCAAAGAAAAGAAGAACTTGGAGATTTTTATGTGCCTTTGTTACCTTTAGATGATGATAGGGAAATAGAAAAAGTCGAAGCTAAGGGACTTTTTGTTACGGGTAATGTAGCAGGTATGACAGTGGACAAGGCAAATGTAGAAATATATTCGGAATATGCTAAGGCATTACACACAAAAAATAATGAAAAAATAAAAGAACTAAAACCACAGGTGGACAAGCTTAATAAATTTGAGAAGATACTTGGCATTGCAGTAGCTACTGAGATCAATACTGTAGTTATTGACGTAAAAGATGATGATGGATTAATGACATATAAAAGCGATATAGCTATAGTTGATCAGGTTGAAGCTAATAAAAATGTGAGAATTAAAGATGTTAAAGCACTAATGGAACTACTTGAAGAGTATGATATTTATCCTATAGCTAGAATTGTAACATTTAAAGATAAAAATTTTGCTAGTCATAGAACTGATCATGCTATACAGCTTAAATCGGGAGGGGTTTGGAGAGATAATAAAGGTGTGGCATGGGTAAATCCATATGATAAGTTTGTTTGGAATTATGATATAGCTATTGCAAAGGAAGCAGTATTAAATGGGTTTAAGGAGATTCAATTTGACTATATACGTTTTCCTGATAATGCAAAAAAATATAATCCTATAACGGAGTTTCCCGGCAGAGATGGTAGAGCTAAAGATGAGGCGGTAGAGGATTTTCTTGAATATGCAAAACAAGAGCTGGAATCTTATAAGGTTAATATTGCAGCCGATGTTTTTGGAGTTATAACAAAATCCTGGGATGATAAACCAGAGGATATAGGTCAGACTTGGAGAAAAATGGCTAAGAGTGCAGATTATATGTGCCCTATGATATATCCAAGTCACTACGGTGCAGGCTGGTATGGATATGCAGTACCAGATAAAGAACCTTATGGAGTACTGGCAGGAGCGTTAAAAGAAGCTATTGAAAGAAATGCTTCATTAGAGAACCCTCCAGTAATTAGGCCTTGGATTCAAGGCTTCACAGCATCTTGGGTGAAGGGATATATAAACTATACACCTAAAGAAGTAAGAGAACAGATATTGGCTGGAAAAGAACTTGGAATTAATGAGTATCTTGTTTGGAATGCAGGAAATACCTATGATCCATTAGCATATTTTCCTATGGAAGCAGAAAACAATGTGATTACTCCAGATAAAAGACAGGATAAAGAAAAGGACTTAATTGGCAGAACGCCTGACAGTGTACTAAAAGATTATCTAAATGCAGAGAAAAATAAAGTTTACTCAAAGATGTATCTTCTTACACCAATAAAAGATAGAGTCTTTAACTATGAAGAATTTGAAACTAGTGTAGAATCACTAGACTTAAAGCTAATTAAATTTGAAGTGAAAGAGTATGTTTTAATGGATGAGAATAATGCAGAGGTTAAGCTATCCTATGAATATAGTACAAAGCTTGAGGAAAAAGAGCTAAAGGCAATAAGTGAAGAGGCTTCATGGAAGCTTAAAAAGGAAAATGGAATCTGGAAGGTTACAAGACCAGAAATAAAACCAATTGAAGTACAATAA
- the asnA gene encoding aspartate--ammonia ligase: MIKGLIVPDDYKPALDVIDTEIAIKEIKDYFEGELAKELNLIRVSAPLFVKPETGLNDDLSGMEKPVSFGMKYDNYAKLEIVHSLAKWKRMALDKYGFKPNTGLYTDMNAIRAEEDLDNIHSIYVDQWDWELVIEKAQRTEKYLIEIVRRIYNVFLKVEKYITGIYPQLDKNLPENITIITTQELEDMYPNLTPKEREHAIAKEKKAIFLMKIGDLLNSGTKHDGRAPDYDDWKLNGDIIFWNPILEQEIELSSMGIRVDKEALIEQLRKSDSEDRLSLDYHQMLLSEKLPYTIGGGIGQSRICMFFLQKAHIGEVQASAWPKDMIRNCNMANIFLL; this comes from the coding sequence ATGATAAAAGGATTAATAGTACCAGATGACTATAAACCTGCTTTAGATGTAATTGACACTGAAATAGCAATAAAAGAGATAAAAGATTATTTTGAAGGTGAGCTCGCTAAAGAACTAAATTTGATAAGAGTATCCGCTCCATTATTCGTTAAGCCAGAAACAGGTCTAAATGATGATTTAAGTGGAATGGAAAAGCCTGTTTCTTTCGGAATGAAGTATGATAACTATGCCAAGCTGGAAATAGTTCATTCTCTTGCAAAGTGGAAAAGAATGGCGTTGGATAAATATGGCTTCAAACCAAATACAGGACTATACACAGATATGAATGCCATTAGGGCAGAGGAAGATTTAGATAATATCCATTCTATATATGTGGATCAATGGGATTGGGAACTAGTTATTGAAAAAGCTCAAAGAACAGAAAAATATTTGATAGAAATAGTAAGAAGAATATATAATGTTTTTTTAAAAGTAGAAAAATATATTACAGGCATTTATCCTCAATTAGATAAGAATTTACCTGAGAATATTACAATTATTACTACACAAGAGCTGGAGGATATGTATCCTAATCTCACACCAAAGGAGAGGGAGCACGCTATTGCAAAAGAAAAGAAGGCAATTTTCCTTATGAAAATAGGTGATTTGCTGAATTCTGGAACTAAGCATGATGGTAGGGCACCAGATTATGACGACTGGAAACTAAATGGTGACATTATTTTTTGGAATCCTATATTGGAGCAGGAAATCGAGCTTTCATCAATGGGCATTAGAGTAGACAAGGAAGCGTTAATAGAGCAGTTAAGGAAGAGTGATAGTGAAGATAGGCTGAGTCTAGATTATCATCAAATGCTTCTCAGTGAAAAGCTGCCCTATACAATAGGTGGAGGTATAGGACAGTCAAGGATTTGTATGTTTTTTCTTCAAAAAGCACATATTGGTGAGGTACAGGCATCGGCATGGCCTAAGGATATGATTAGAAATTGCAATATGGCAAATATATTTTTACTGTAA
- the rnhA gene encoding ribonuclease HI, giving the protein MEDKIIIYTDGACSGNQHDENIGGYGAVLIYKDNRKEICGGEINTTNNRMELKACIMALQALKKKSIPIEIHTDSAYLCNCFNQKWYVKWQKNGWINSKKEPVENKDLWSELIDLVNSFNSINFIKVKGHSGIELNELADALANKGMAEVKK; this is encoded by the coding sequence ATGGAAGATAAAATAATTATATATACAGATGGGGCATGCTCAGGGAATCAGCATGACGAAAATATAGGGGGATATGGAGCAGTACTTATATATAAAGATAATAGAAAAGAAATATGTGGTGGAGAAATCAACACCACTAATAATAGGATGGAGCTTAAAGCTTGTATTATGGCTCTCCAAGCCCTTAAGAAAAAAAGTATACCCATAGAAATACATACAGATTCTGCTTATTTATGTAATTGTTTTAACCAAAAATGGTATGTTAAATGGCAAAAAAATGGCTGGATTAATTCCAAAAAGGAGCCTGTTGAAAACAAAGATTTATGGAGCGAGTTAATTGATTTAGTCAATAGTTTTAATAGCATCAATTTCATAAAGGTTAAAGGACATAGTGGGATAGAGCTTAATGAATTAGCAGATGCATTAGCCAATAAAGGTATGGCAGAAGTAAAGAAATAA
- a CDS encoding DUF3006 domain-containing protein gives MKGIIDRFEEDFAVVELEDETMKNIPKDLLPLEVKEGSVLIIDGDNIYIDEEKTEERKRKADKLLEDLFN, from the coding sequence TTGAAGGGTATAATAGATAGATTTGAAGAAGACTTTGCAGTTGTGGAATTAGAAGATGAGACTATGAAAAATATCCCGAAGGATTTACTGCCATTAGAAGTAAAGGAAGGTTCTGTCTTAATAATAGATGGAGATAATATTTATATTGATGAAGAGAAAACAGAAGAAAGAAAAAGAAAAGCAGATAAGCTTTTAGAAGATTTATTTAACTAG
- a CDS encoding YdbC family protein, whose amino-acid sequence MGEIKYEVVEEIAVFSESSKGWTKELNLISWNAREPKYDIRDWAPDKEKMGKGITLTKEELISLRDALNKIKL is encoded by the coding sequence GTGGGAGAAATAAAATATGAGGTTGTTGAAGAAATAGCTGTATTTTCTGAATCATCAAAAGGCTGGACTAAGGAATTAAACCTAATCAGCTGGAATGCTAGAGAGCCTAAATATGATATTAGAGATTGGGCACCTGACAAGGAAAAGATGGGAAAAGGAATCACTTTGACGAAAGAAGAGCTAATTAGCTTAAGAGATGCTTTAAACAAAATAAAACTATAA
- a CDS encoding DnaJ domain-containing protein encodes MRNPYEVLEIREGASEEEIKAAYKKLVRKYHPDQYANNPLSDLAEEKLKEINEAYDFLMKNKGNYNRNQESNNWSNQQYNNNNSSIYTQIRAYIERGNINQADQMLESITSRDAEWNYLKGIIFLRRGWYDMAYQHIQLAVNLDPYNTEYRTALNNLASRANAYRDIGTSRGYRKDPSFCEICQCLFCSDCLCECLGGDLIRCI; translated from the coding sequence ATGCGAAATCCATATGAAGTCTTAGAAATTAGAGAAGGTGCTAGCGAAGAAGAAATAAAAGCAGCGTATAAGAAGTTAGTTAGAAAATATCATCCAGATCAATATGCTAACAATCCCTTATCAGATTTGGCAGAAGAAAAATTAAAGGAAATTAATGAAGCATATGATTTCCTAATGAAAAACAAAGGCAACTATAATAGAAATCAAGAAAGTAATAATTGGAGCAACCAGCAATATAATAATAATAATTCTAGTATTTATACACAGATTAGGGCCTATATTGAAAGAGGAAATATTAATCAAGCAGATCAAATGCTAGAAAGCATTACCTCTAGAGATGCTGAATGGAACTACTTAAAAGGAATAATATTCCTTAGACGTGGATGGTATGATATGGCATATCAGCATATACAATTAGCTGTGAACCTTGATCCTTATAATACAGAGTATAGGACGGCTTTGAACAATTTAGCTTCTAGAGCAAATGCATATAGGGACATCGGAACTAGTAGAGGATATAGAAAAGACCCATCTTTTTGTGAAATATGTCAATGCTTGTTCTGCAGTGACTGTCTCTGCGAATGTCTTGGGGGAGATTTGATACGCTGCATATAG